In Hylaeus volcanicus isolate JK05 unplaced genomic scaffold, UHH_iyHylVolc1.0_haploid 12237, whole genome shotgun sequence, the genomic stretch ATCCAGAtctaatgaaataataaacaatagaaGAGAAAGTCACTTTCGAAAAAGCATACCGCTTCAATATCGTCATCGATAGCTTTTTTTATAAGCGATGAATTGTTTGATAACCCTCTAGAAAAAGTTCCTTCTATTAAAAGTTTTAACGTTTCAATACCAACATCCTGAACACTGACTGAATCTTCTATAACTGTCATTTTGGATACTTCCCATTTAAGAACGTCCGGATTTACTatatccaaaaataaaagagtgaGCATATTTGTCATCTAAAATATGttagcaacaaaaaaaaatgagcaGGGTGCAATTCACATATGTCACAACGATGAAGTATTGGATCACGTTTTACATTTGGGGAATTATCATCGTAATTCATCAGATCAGAAGATATATCCTCATTGTTAGTATTCaaattcttattattcttGTCTTGTAAAGAAGCTAAATCAAAATCTCTAGATGTGATAGATGTACTGCGTCGCTCATGAGTCTTAAAGTAATTCGAGTCACGTATTTTCtaccaaaaaaattatactaataCTCATTACACGATTTAACAACACACCCTAATAGCCTGTTCTTCAAATGCTGACCCTTCTAATAGCTCCATGACGTTTAAAACAACAGAAGGAAGTGGATGGAAACGAGCGCATAGAATAATTAACAAACGGATTAAAACCTCAGCTAAGCGTCGTGACCAAACTCGATCTAACCACTCTGAAGATTTCAGTGTATTATCGGTTTTATCTTGTTCTCCATTAAGAAACTGTGCTTTTTGTCGTGTTGATTCAAGCATTAAAAACtttagtgttaaataaaaacaaaaattactctagtttaattaattcgtctTAAATACCTTAAGAGCAGCAAaagcattttcaaaaaatcctAAGggtaaaattttcttaaaaaaagaCAATGAAACAATGCCAATAGATTTTATATCTTCTACTCCAGCATGGTCAAGAGGATAAAtatccttttaaaaaaaaaatttaaagaagtttttaaaaatactttacataTTTGGAAATACAATTACTCagttttgctttttttttttctttttcaaattacataCCACGGCTAGCTCCTGTAAACATAATAAATGATGCAGCTGTTCTCTTCGAAACCGGGCACACGCTATCTCAATAACAACAACTCCTAGAGACGATAAACTAAGGGATGATTGGGATgaactttttataaattgttgttgttgttgttgttgttccTGCACTCCAGGTATTGTGCGCACACAGCAGTGTTCTAAATTAAGAGCTGGAGGAATATCGTTGTTTAATGCTTGGATGGTTGACGCAATAAGATGTAAACATTCGATTTGACTTAAGTTTATTTTTGAACTAAAAGAATCAATCAAAAAAATAAGATTATCCTGTCGTATTGCAATACAATTAGGAGAGTTGAGAgttgaaaaaacatttttttcatgcTCTGTTTCAGAAATATACACGGATGGTGTATCCATAGCACGTTCTTCATTTGATAATCCATCAAGAGgaactttcaaaaaatggGAATAATGCGTCTCTAAAAAATCCTTAAACTgattaatatcaaaattttcatccctACAATCGCTAATTTTAGAAGAGACATTTGACTTATAATTTTTCGACGCGCAATCTGTAGATTGCTTTATATCAGCCACCTTAGGATCGGCACAATGACCTAAAACCCGCACAAAATAGTGTGCTTGATCGAATAGTGAAGACCATAAGGACTGAATTGATTCGGATTTCCAAATGTCAAATTCTTCAAATGATGAAAAAGATATTGAATCGTCGATAGTACCTGAGTGACTAACAACCTTGCTTTTTGAAAACTTTGGCGTTAATTGTTTGTTATCCGAGTCTGACTCTATAGGTTTTGGTGCATTCACATCAACGTGACATATTTTGCTATCCATAGTTTCTTTTAAAGAGTTTCTCtggtttttattatttagaagatGAGAATgttcatgaaaattattacCAGCAAAGTTTTTCATGTTATGCCGTTCAAACTCCGACCGACGCAATAAAGGAATAACCACATCACGGTACAACACTTCAAATCGGCGACACCCCCAAATGCAGCCAGAATCGGCCATTCTTACTTTAGGTTATAGCTTTAtcaagtaaattattacttttcagtGACGCCCACCCTTTTAGTCTAAAACTACATAGTTCTGATAGACAGTTTTGACTGCGTTTGCAGAGCTCTTGACTTTTTATACTCATCATTCAACGTAACTCGACTTGCTAACAGACTTTGAGCTTTGTCATTCATCAATATTCTTTTGAGATTCTTAAAACACTcaggaatttaataaaatttaaaagtggAATTATCCAATACCTTTCACTGGTTGAATAAAGTACACAAGAATTTTcttgcaaaaaaaaactatttatagtaaaaattttataatatccaACAAACTACTAGTTAACTGGCTGACTAGTTTCCATTTTAAGAAAAgactatataaaaattaatgaactgTTACTAGATGTATAAACGATAAATgacgtaataaaatttagtttattaactGTAACTCCCGacggaaaaaaaagtaaacttaTCTTTATATACTTTAGTCATACCAATGGAgtggtacaaaaaaaaaactttttttctatgttctgtattttcattttgtattagtGTAAACTTTACCATgactttaaaacaaaaatcctTAAATGGCATGGCCAACAATGTACCCGATCCACGCATAAACGGTAATGTCaagttttaatataaaacctAACAACTCTCATGTTATAATAAATCAGGGAAGGAATGCGGTTTACCGTTCCAAACAACACAATTTTTCGTACGTGAGACAATCCACAAAAAAGACAGTGTTCTAGTTTGTGTTTGTCATTAAGTTATGCGATCCATATCATTTTCTTGACTCTGGGGAACAACTTAAACTTATtactaatttaaatacattatacattacaCGAGTGCATCAGTGCAACGATCATGTTTCTAAGCCCCTTCTTGTAACAGtactgctttttttttttgtttgttttttttatgatgATACGCAGATTTTTCTTGCAAGTGACCATCAAAATGGACAGGACACAGTTGAGATGCAATAtcctgaattatttcttgaaacGTAGACTACGCAAGCtacagatttttattattcattatcattacaaaattacttAGTGTTTTAGAGAAAGTTTCTAATGCGCCAAATGAAGATGGGTCGAAAGAGCTTACACACGCTCCATTCCTTTCTAGCTGTGGTAAACATTTtgctattttatataatccatTGAAAGATAAGCCAATCACCTCAATAAGGTTAGCCTTCAAAAAAAACAAGAGGTGTATATGTTTGACATTCTCGTTCTAGGTGTGACAATGCTTTAGaggtatttattaatattgcacTATTTCGATTATGAACCATTGAATTTTCAGCCTATTTTTACTGAACCCGAATATCCcgaattattacaaaattttttgagTGTTTGTAGTCCGGACACATCCACTAAAAAATTGGTAACATTTGTTAACAATGCGCAAAACTGAAGGAAAGTCGTATGTTGTTAAGGTACAAACCAttcgaaaaaatgaaaattttgaaattaaacaaagcGAATTGTTTAAAACACTATCACTCATTCTAAGAAAAATAGAGGAAAATTTTCCTTTAACAGGTAATgtcatattatttttgttttagcCGAACAATAATTACCAAAGAAAACATATTATGATGGACATGATAGCATGAATGATATTTTGATGTGTTATTGTATGTAGGAGATACGGTAATGTAGTCATTCTACAAATTGCGACAATAGTAGTTTATTTCTTGATGTCAAAAGACAATTCTTTTTATGCATACGTTTTTTTCAGGAAACTGAACCCTCCAAAGTTTCCCCtataaaatttgaaggaaCTAAGGACTCTTTAAcatctgtaataaaaaattttaagggAAGTTATGACGAATCTATCGAAGATTTAGAATCGGATGCGGAACGTGAAATCGAGAATATTCTACAAGGTCGCTTTTCTATAAAAGGTAAAAATTttggtttgttttttataCTTTGCAATTCAAAcaaggaatttaaaaatagattcaatttttggatTTCTTAAATCACATGGGAGACAATTGATAATCATTGGCACGGGTTGCGTTTTGTGGACGTGTTGCTTGGAAATCCTTCATCAAGTaaccattttcaaatttgtctcaacccttttttttaatcagcTGTTTGAGCaatagattattttaaaacgtttttctAACGTTAAGATTACTACACAGGTTCCTTCTATCGGATATAACACACCACGTCATCAGAATCACATAGGACCATCGTCACAAACATCGTATTTGCTTGCTGTTTAAAAACTcaacacaaaatattttaattaaaaacaaatcaattaaTTGACTATACgaaatttggtaatttttttaatatataatttttttgtaaaccctcagtttataaaaaaaaaaacattttttttataaaatttaaaaaatgataaaaaaaacagcggttttatcatttttattacatttttttatatttaaaagataagCTTGCGACCAAATGTTAATAAGGTTCGTAACAGCGTATGTATTTAAACGACACTTTTTTTTCGTAACATTAACTAAACTAAACGGTTGAATGCTACATACAAGAGGaaaatcataaatatgtgttaatttttttttttaaatttggctTGTATCCAAATACGTTTTAAAACTTGCTCcgtttttcgatttttcatttgttttaatatatatcTGCAAGCACAATATAGATTACAAATGACTGGCACCGAATAAAGGTACTGATCTCTACGTGTTTTCTAGACATTCAAAATTTCCATCGTTACAAAATAAGTTGAAAACTTCTTCTAGcaagattaaaaaattttttttttggatgtTGTTACACTAAAGGTTCTTGAAACCATTACCTCGTGTAAAGTAGTAAGCTAAGGTGCTATCCTGGCGAACATAAAAATTAGATCTTAATTGAGCTTGTTTAGACTTTGCAAATCGTATTTGTGTCATATCAAATAAAGCATAAtcacgaaaaaatattatacctCCGGGGCGTACGaccttttttaattgaaaaaaaatattggtagagaattttgtttcaaattttgaaaacggttacatttttaattgtattaaggACGGTATGAAAAGAAGTCGGTGGGAGTGCCGAAAGAACAAACAGTAACAAAACATAGTCTGTGCCCACTGGTAAGTAAAAATGCTGAGGTATTGGTCcctgtaatattttacaacaaaatttattggaaCGCAGTGCATTTTCTTCATACACTCAGAATGTCAAATGCTTCAGCACAAAAAAGGGTCCCTAGTGACTGAGGCAAAACGTAGgaaataaacaatatgaaattaGCATGTTCTTCTATAAAAAACATACAGGGGAggttgaattttgtaaaagatTGTTTTGTGAACTGCTTTTGTCTGAGTCGCACGTAGCGGTATAATTAGACACAATAGAAGACcatctttttttcaataattcaattgCATAGGGAGAACAATCGAAACATGAGGCATGGGCTTGTGGGTTTTCTGACAAAAGAATAGGATGAGACAACTAAATCAAGGGTTcttgttgtttcttttaaaatatactttctaATATTGGAATTATAGCGTTGCCAACTCCACACCCAACATCAAGAATAAAACATGTCGATGAGCAGTGTTGACACTGTGTAGATGTGCAAAGCTTCTGTTGACTATTTGGACTGCAGGTTTTTGGCACTGTCAAATCTGTGAATTCATGTTGAATCCACAGTCGGtctttaaaaaagttattctTATTCCTCTATTCgcaagaaaagtaaaaaaaattatgactAAAGAACAAATAGCCgaccttaaaaaataaattccaatttttacatatttcccTTTCATACTTATCTGGTTTGacgtaataaaatgtttgaatttgaaacatgtttcttttaattttacctCTCCAAAAAATGGGAATCGTTTTATCATTTTGAATGACTTGACGAGCTTCACTAATCATATTGGGTGTGACACTATAGGTAGAAACTTACACAGTGtcattatatttgttaaaagatAATGAAAAGATTCTACACAAGTACCATTATCGGCTAAAAGTACACCAGGTTTTAATATGGAATTATCATTAATAGATTCAGCGATTTTCTGATCATCTTCGGTTTCAGTAATAACAGGTTTTTCCATAACCTTTATTTGACGTAATGATGCCACTACCGAAGCTTTTATTTTACTGAAAAAGTGTACTTGTAAGtcaacaagtttttttttatagcaagAACTGATCCGGCAAGGAGAGATTTGCACTCAGTAACATCAGACATTTGATTGAAAACAACGTCCAAAGACATGTCgagtttacttttttaaagtcAAATAACTTCTTGTTCTTTCTTAATgaataaacaactttttaaaaaacactttttcaataaaccattttcttaaatgtcaaatattctttttaaacgttagattttaaaagaaattaacatGACATTTGGCGCATGCTATTCAATTTGTGATGTgcaaaactgtttttaataaagtgtTGAACCCattaatttaacacgttgcagttttttaaaaaggtaATTATATGTTATAGAAAAACTCGAGTCACGCATCTATTGAAAACGTCTCTACAAAGTCAACGgtgtatttgaatttcgttcGTAGGATGCCTTCTTTAGCAAACATGCTGTTGGGGcagaatttttgttctatCGTAGTAGGAAAAAATACATTCCTATAGCttgtagaatataatttttttgcctTACCGTATCTGTCGaagttttgaataaaatccATGTTATCACAAACGATATCGAAAACGATGGGTATCGTGCCATGTATAACACGCCGTATCGCAAAGGCGTGTATGAGCACAGCACAAAACCAGTCAAGATTCATCAATGATATTGTAGGAATTGATTTAGGAACAACGAATTCTTGTATTGCCATCTTAGAAGGTTCTAAAGCGAAGGTTTTAGAGAATTCCGAGGGAGCTCGTACTACTCCTTCTATCGTTGCATTTACTGAGGATGGACAAAGATTAGTTGGTATAACAGCGAAACGTCAAGCGGTGACAAACCCAGAAAACACAGTATTTGCAACGAAACGTTTCATAGGGCGTCGTTATGATGAAAATGCGACAAAAAAGGAAATGGGTATTTTACCTTATAAAATTGTTGCAGCGCCGAATGGTGACGCGTGGATTAAAGCCTTTAACAAAACATACTCCCCAAGCCAAATTGGGgcttttattttagaaaaaatgaagaacaCAGCCGAATCGTACCTGGGTCGTAATGTTCGTCAAGCTGTTATAACGGTGCCTGCTCATTTTAATGATTCACAACGCCAAGCTACTAAAGATGCAGGAAAAATAGGTACAATATGTTTTCTTTAGTTTGCatgtaataatttctatatttgcAAAGTCAAAATAGacttgtacattttatatacgCGCATGATGACTGTAAAGCATGATCTTAGTCTTATATTCTCTATttgtttcatgaaaaatgAACATATCCAATGTGTTGACAAGCATCTTGTCAAAACGTCagatccattttttttaatgttacaaatggagaaaaataggatgaaaattgatttgatatcTGAAATAAGCATTCACTTGacatccattttttttttttttagctggTTTGGATGTTCTTCGTATTATCAATGAACCGACAGCGGCAGCGCTTGCCTTTGGATTAGATCGCGGAGATGGGAAAACACTTGCTGTTTATGATTTAGGCGGTGGTACATTTGATATCtcaattcttgaaattcttggTGGCGTCTTTGAGGTGAAAGCAACCAATGGTAATACGTCATTAGGAGGAGAAGATTTTGACCAAAAAATACTGAATTACCTCAtaagtgaatttaaaaaatcttgtGGTATAGATTTAAAGCAAGATAAACTTGCTTTACAACGTTTAAGAGAAGCAGCAGAAACTGCTAAAATAGAATTGTCGTCAAAACCTCAAACTGAAATAAATCTTCCGTTTATTACAGCGGACGCTTCAGGACCCAAGCATCTACAAATCAAATTAAGTAAAGCTAAATTAGAAGAACTTGTTAATGAGCTTTTAATGCAAACGAAGGCCCCttgtgaaaaatgtattgtgGACGCTGGTATCAAAAAAACAGATGTGTCAGACGTTTTATTAGTGGGTGGTATGACGCGCATGCCTCGTGTTGAATCCttagtaaaagaaattttcggtCGAGAACCTTTAAAAGCCGTCAACCCAGATGAAGCTGTTGCAATGGGTGCTGCAATTCAAGGAGGTGTTTTGAAAGgagaaattaaagatttaCTTCTTTTAGATGTCACACCGTTATCCCTCGGTATTGAAACGCTTGGAGGTGTTTTTACCCGACTTATTCAGCGTAATACAACTGTACCCAcaaaaaaatctcaaattttttcaactgCCGCAAATAATCAAACACAAGTAATTATGCTAGTGTATGTTTCAAACcactttaaaaatttttgtaggttGGTATTCGTGTATTTCAAGGAGAAAGGGAAATGGCTtcagaaaacaaattattggGTCAATTTGATTTAGTTGGAATTCCACCAGCACCTCGTGGCGTTCCTCAAATTGAAGTGACTTTTGATATTGATGCTAACGGTATTATGAACGTTTCTGCTGTTGATAAAGcagcaaataaaaaacaaacaattacaATACAATCATCTGGAGGTTTGTCGCAACAAGAAGTTGAAACTATGATCAAAGAAGCAGAAACATACCGAGAACaagataataagaaaaaagaaacagctGTTGTTAAGAATGAAGCTGAAGCTTTACAGTATACCGTTGAAACACAATTACAAGATTTACATGATAAAATAACAACAGAACACAAAACTGAACTTgaagaaaagttgaaaaatttgcaaaatgttTTATCGACCGATGACGGAGAAAAGATTAAAGCGGCTGTCAATGAGCTTCAACAGTGCTCTTGGAAAGTTTCATCTGCTGCGTACTCAACGCAGGTAAATGTCACAGTTGAAGTAGTTTTTTAATCTTAACCTTTCATTCGTTGCTActgtatttctatttgtaGTCGAATCCTAGtaataacgaacaaaatacGAGCAACACAGAAACCGCCGATACAAATCCTAACGCATAAAAAATCAATTGCATGTATAAAGTCCATTAAGTACAAGGtaggattttaataaaattcttcttaaaGCTTATTCGAGAAAAgcttttattaatgaattgtGTTGAGACAATTTTgcacaataattttctttttttttatgtaataacaCGTACATACATGAACTTTAAATTGCGTACTAAAACTAGAATAAAGATgctgattaaaaaaaaaaagttacacaATGGTGAGTCAATTCGTAACGCCGAGTATGTctttttttaaggaataaaatCTGAAGTGGTACTGATTTTTCAGATTCTAATGATATGGTTTTGCTAAAGACTTTGGTAGAATATCACGAATTCAGCAATGACGAATTCTTGTGAGAAGaattgtttcatatttccTTTTTTGCCGGAACTTTTGCGTCTTATTCCAAAGCGTTATATTGAAACTATTTTGTTTCCTGTAACAAAACAACCTGGTGATAATGTGATTATTACCTTTATCGATAAATCTTCCGTCGAAACAACATACTATAACGCTTTACGTTTACTTTTGAATAACGGCAAATTGTTACTGCCATTGAAAGAATGGACGTGTTTAACgctaaaagaaaaagtacatGTCGAAGAAGTTCTTCTTCAATGTAGCCTTTTAAAGAACTCAGAGGACTTGTTACAACTTTTTAACACTTTGCTACGAACGACTACAAACAATATACCGTTTTTAATACAACAAAACGGGTTAACTTGTattgatttattgttttactatcgtttttatgaaaaacgaaatCTAATCAATTCACCTCAACTTCATCAATGGCTTACAACTTTGGATAAATCTTTGAAACCCTTACTTTTTGGTCACTCATTACTCGAAACAGCCTCTCAAACAAGTGTTCAAAAGAACTTTATACGTACCATTATAGAGAACGATTTAAAACAAGGAAAACATAAGACTATTGTAACGCGATTTCCCCCTGAACCTAATGGATTTTTACATTTAGGACACGCCaaatcaatttgtttaaattttggaTTAGCTAAAGATTTTGGCGGCGTGTGTCATTTACGATTTGATGACACCAATCCTACAAAGGAAAATTTAGACTATATTGAATCAATTCAAAAAGATGTTCAATGGTTAGGAGGCAATTATGGTCAGCACCTTTACTACACTTCTGATTATTTCGATCAATTATATGAATGGGCTATTGATCttataaagaaagaattagCTTATGTCGATGATCAATcggaagaagaattaaaaaaaaatagagggGATCTATTTACACCGGGGATTGATTCAATATATCGGAATCGATCTgtggaagaaaatttacaacttttctcaagaatgaaaaatggtGAATTTCCAGAAGGAAAGTGTATTTTACGTGCAAAAATTGACATGGCTCATGGAAATCTTACCATGCGTGATCCTATACTTTATCGAATTCGTTACCATTGTCATCCTCGAACTCAAAACAATTGGTGTATATATCCCATGTATGATTTCGCGCATGGTCAAAGTGATAGTATTGAACGCATCACGCATTCCTTATGCACATTGGAATTCGAGGACCGAAAACCACTTTATAACtggtttcaagaaaaattaaatatttttaaaacttgccAAATCGAATTCGCTCGATTGAATTGCACGTATACTGTTATGAGTAAAAGGTACTCCaacctttttaaaaaacatatcttaatttcatttattcctgaaaatatgttttcgtTTAACTCCTTTtcatttgtactttttttatttttcttctacagAAAACTTTTGGCACTGGTGGAAGGGAAATATGTCACAGGTTGGGATGATCCACGTTTACCCACTATTTCGGGATTACGACGAAAAGGGTATCCTCCTGAGGCCATTCGGGATTTTTGTGAGAAAATTGGTGTAGCGAAACGTGAAACGACGCAATCATTTGATTATTTGGAATTATGTGTCACGTAAGCAAGTGGGAATcttttctattcaatttttatctttcttttttaatagaacAGCACTTCATCCTATCGCGTTACGTCGCAGTGTTGTCACACAGCCACTTAAAGTTATTATCACGAATTTTCCTGAAAATGACGTAGAAACACTTGTTTGCCGGAATCATCCTGAAAATGAAAGTCTTGGTGTTTATGAGGTTCgcactttgttttatttaaaccaTTCCagactttctttttattgttttctataGTTTTTGATTGTATTATGGTGACTGTGTAGATCCATTTCAATCGAGAGTTATACATTGAGCAAAGTGACTTTATGATATCTCCTTGTGACAAATACCATCGTTTAAGTCCTAATGTGGAAGTTCGATTGAGACACGCTTACTGGATTAAGTGCCATGATTATAAATGCGACGCTTTAGGAAACGTTATTGAAGTGTACTGTACATATGACCCCTTAACAAAAGGAGGTGTGTGTCCTTCATTATCTCGAAAAGTTAAAGGCACTTTACATTGGGTCTCCACTTATGACGCTATCAAGTAGTTTTTATTTGAGAAACAATAGATTATAAGTTCTTATTTGAATATGTGGCTCTGGTAGTGTGGAGCtacgaaaatattcatatcttTTCACAACACCAACACCGTATAATATACCAGAGGGTATGGAAATTGAAGACTGTGTTAATAAAAAGTCTCTTgaggtttgaaaaaaatataatgtttgatttaaataGATGATTTCTTACTATTTGATCCCTTAGATTCTCAATGGTAAAGGACACACATGTTTAAAATCCTCAGTGCATCCTTATAAAGCATTAAATACAACGACCACTCCCTGTTACTATCAATTTGAGCGCGTTGGATTTTTTGTCCCTGATTATGATTCAACCGAAGATCATCCTATTATGAATCTTACTGTGGCATTAACAGATACGTatagtattttaaatgaagCCAACTGTGCTCCAGCACaggtaaatttaataaagaatcaTTTGGTTTTTTAgctgtttcattttcaaactcATTTAGAAAAAAGCAAATGAGAAAgcgtttc encodes the following:
- the LOC128884456 gene encoding glutamine--tRNA ligase-like → MTNSCEKNCFIFPFLPELLRLIPKRYIETILFPVTKQPGDNVIITFIDKSSVETTYYNALRLLLNNGKLLLPLKEWTCLTLKEKVHVEEVLLQCSLLKNSEDLLQLFNTLLRTTTNNIPFLIQQNGLTCIDLLFYYRFYEKRNLINSPQLHQWLTTLDKSLKPLLFGHSLLETASQTSVQKNFIRTIIENDLKQGKHKTIVTRFPPEPNGFLHLGHAKSICLNFGLAKDFGGVCHLRFDDTNPTKENLDYIESIQKDVQWLGGNYGQHLYYTSDYFDQLYEWAIDLIKKELAYVDDQSEEELKKNRGDLFTPGIDSIYRNRSVEENLQLFSRMKNGEFPEGKCILRAKIDMAHGNLTMRDPILYRIRYHCHPRTQNNWCIYPMYDFAHGQSDSIERITHSLCTLEFEDRKPLYNWFQEKLNIFKTCQIEFARLNCTYTVMSKRKLLALVEGKYVTGWDDPRLPTISGLRRKGYPPEAIRDFCEKIGVAKRETTQSFDYLELCVTTALHPIALRRSVVTQPLKVIITNFPENDVETLVCRNHPENESLGVYEIHFNRELYIEQSDFMISPCDKYHRLSPNVEVRLRHAYWIKCHDYKCDALGNVIEVYCTYDPLTKGGVCPSLSRKVKGTLHWVSTYDAINVELRKYSYLFTTPTPYNIPEGMEIEDCVNKKSLEILNGKGHTCLKSSVHPYKALNTTTTPCYYQFERVGFFVPDYDSTEDHPIMNLTVALTDTYSILNEANCAPAQKKANEKAFREKVALERKEKKEKRLLKAQKKVTLSTQEIVS